In Desulfofundulus luciae, a genomic segment contains:
- the rimO gene encoding 30S ribosomal protein S12 methylthiotransferase RimO yields the protein MSYRVGMVSLGCAKNLVDTELMLGQLDAAGFIITPRPEEADVLIVNTCGFITPAKEESIDQILDLAQYKKSGRCRVLLVTGCLAQRYPGELLDEMPEIDGVLGTGMVNRVVDVVRRALAGERVFAVGEPGFDYNADLPRIRTTGGHTAYVKIAEGCSNCCTYCAIPSIRGPYRSRTLESIRQEVEALASCGVKEVILVAQDTTRYGLDIYGERMLAPLLRSLNGISGIRWIRVLYGHPDGFTDELIDVFSSCDKICRYIDLPLQHASPALLARMGRGLSASRLRELVCKLRRVIPGLTLRTTFMVGFPGEREEDFQQLLDFMREMRFERAGVFKFCAEEGTPAAAMTDQVPEEVKEERYHRAMALQQQISLEHNRSLVGSLVDVLVEGKKGSRYFGRTEADAPEIDGRVYFAAGRVTLSPGDFVVVRITRASEYDLMGELA from the coding sequence ATGTCGTACCGCGTTGGTATGGTCAGTCTGGGTTGTGCGAAAAACCTGGTAGATACGGAACTAATGTTGGGGCAGCTGGATGCGGCCGGATTTATCATTACGCCCCGTCCCGAAGAGGCGGATGTCCTGATCGTGAATACCTGCGGCTTTATTACCCCCGCCAAAGAAGAATCCATCGACCAGATCCTGGACCTGGCACAGTACAAAAAAAGCGGGCGCTGCCGTGTGCTCCTGGTGACCGGCTGCCTGGCCCAGCGTTACCCAGGGGAATTGCTGGATGAAATGCCCGAAATCGACGGTGTTTTAGGTACCGGAATGGTCAACCGGGTGGTGGACGTGGTCCGGCGGGCTCTGGCCGGCGAGCGGGTTTTTGCCGTAGGGGAGCCCGGTTTTGATTATAATGCCGACCTGCCCCGGATTAGAACCACGGGGGGGCATACGGCCTATGTAAAAATTGCCGAAGGCTGCAGCAACTGCTGTACTTACTGCGCCATCCCCTCCATCCGGGGTCCTTATCGCAGCCGCACTCTGGAATCCATCCGGCAAGAGGTGGAAGCCCTGGCCTCCTGCGGGGTTAAAGAGGTTATCCTGGTGGCCCAGGATACTACCCGCTATGGTCTTGATATTTACGGGGAGCGGATGCTGGCTCCGTTGTTGCGTTCCCTGAACGGGATATCCGGCATACGCTGGATCCGCGTGCTTTACGGCCATCCCGACGGGTTTACCGATGAATTGATCGATGTTTTTTCATCTTGCGATAAAATCTGCCGCTATATCGATTTGCCCCTGCAGCACGCCAGTCCGGCACTGCTGGCCCGCATGGGGCGGGGCCTGAGTGCTTCCAGGCTGCGAGAGCTTGTCTGTAAACTGCGCCGGGTCATTCCCGGGTTAACCCTGCGCACTACTTTCATGGTTGGTTTTCCGGGAGAAAGGGAAGAAGACTTTCAACAGCTGCTTGACTTTATGCGCGAGATGCGTTTTGAAAGGGCAGGAGTATTTAAATTCTGTGCCGAGGAAGGTACACCGGCTGCTGCCATGACCGATCAAGTGCCGGAAGAAGTTAAAGAAGAGCGCTACCACAGGGCCATGGCTTTGCAACAGCAAATATCCCTGGAGCACAACCGTTCTCTGGTGGGTAGCCTCGTGGACGTTCTGGTGGAAGGGAAAAAAGGCAGCCGTTATTTTGGCCGTACCGAGGCCGATGCCCCCGAAATAGATGGCCGGGTGTACTTTGCAGCCGGCCGTGTGACTCTTAGCCCGGGTGATTTTGTGGTGGTAAGGATTACCCGGGCCAGTGAGTACGACTTGATGGGGGAGCTAGCATGA
- a CDS encoding helix-turn-helix domain-containing protein, protein MDIGNMLREARQARGLSLEQVEEETKIRRKYLEALEEEAFDVLPGRVYVRGFLRNYARFLGLNAEALVARFEEMLPLEEIPPVTQPLPGSEKKLRLSLPFGRIVYVVTGLVLAVLLLWGAGWVAGLTRDTAYDVVSQDKPAGTHGELSPGNADHTQNQDASSPTPASTGTDNRTPEGVHLVLNVTDETCWMRVVVDGKTMFTGEVAANQSKSFQAREHIWVKLGNAGVVKVRVNGRDLGVLGDRGQVVSREFSASTQG, encoded by the coding sequence GTGGATATAGGAAACATGCTGCGGGAAGCCCGCCAGGCCCGGGGGTTGTCCCTGGAGCAGGTTGAAGAAGAAACGAAGATTCGCCGCAAATACCTGGAGGCGCTGGAGGAGGAAGCCTTTGATGTGCTGCCCGGACGGGTTTATGTACGGGGTTTTCTCCGGAATTACGCCAGGTTTTTGGGGCTGAATGCCGAGGCCCTGGTGGCCCGGTTTGAGGAAATGTTACCTCTGGAGGAGATACCGCCTGTTACGCAGCCACTTCCCGGATCTGAGAAAAAACTGCGGCTGAGCCTGCCCTTTGGCCGCATCGTTTATGTGGTAACGGGATTGGTCCTGGCCGTCCTGCTCTTGTGGGGTGCCGGTTGGGTCGCTGGTCTCACCCGGGATACGGCTTATGATGTCGTGTCCCAGGATAAACCAGCCGGCACACACGGTGAGTTGTCCCCGGGGAACGCCGATCATACGCAAAACCAGGACGCTTCTTCCCCCACACCGGCTTCGACCGGAACCGATAACCGTACGCCGGAAGGGGTTCACCTGGTGCTCAACGTTACCGACGAAACATGCTGGATGCGGGTAGTGGTTGATGGTAAAACCATGTTTACCGGTGAAGTGGCGGCCAATCAATCCAAGTCCTTCCAGGCCAGGGAGCACATCTGGGTTAAGCTGGGTAACGCCGGAGTGGTCAAGGTACGGGTAAATGGCCGGGATCTGGGTGTGCTGGGCGATCGGGGACAGGTGGTGAGCCGGGAGTTTTCTGCCTCTACCCAGGGATAG
- the mnmH gene encoding tRNA 2-selenouridine(34) synthase MnmH, translated as MVKEVNVAEALSLPNVLVVDVRSEGEFAEATIPGAVNVPLLDNVERALVGTVYKEKGPAEARKLGLELVSPRLPCWVETVERLAHSRQVVLFCWRGGLRSHFAAAILDVMGFTVYRILGGYKAYRRFVNSYLGVEELPLKAVVIHGLTGVGKTILLGRLAEQGLPVLDLEGLARHRGSVYGKIGLPPSPSQKMFEGLIVQALMAAEEKGVFVVECESRRLGNLLVPAVVLRAMEKGYRVLLYDSLENRVRRIRQEYTSGPQQNIPALQEATTALAKYLGARRVAELNQLLARGEFDQVFSYLLTKYYDPLYGYPGEPSPDYDLCVNTADMDEAVNRVREWITGLPEYGRVKGGEPGGYRKHAAGSPPGPGVVPGAG; from the coding sequence ATGGTTAAAGAAGTTAACGTTGCAGAAGCTCTATCTTTACCGAATGTTCTGGTGGTGGATGTACGCTCGGAAGGGGAATTTGCAGAGGCAACCATCCCGGGGGCGGTAAATGTTCCTCTGCTGGACAATGTGGAGCGGGCGCTGGTAGGAACCGTATATAAGGAAAAGGGGCCAGCAGAGGCCCGTAAATTGGGTTTGGAGCTGGTTTCTCCCCGCCTTCCCTGCTGGGTCGAGACTGTAGAACGCCTGGCCCACAGCCGACAAGTGGTCCTTTTTTGCTGGCGGGGAGGGCTGCGCAGCCATTTTGCAGCGGCCATCCTTGATGTAATGGGCTTTACCGTATATCGCATCCTGGGTGGCTATAAGGCCTACCGCCGGTTTGTTAACTCTTACCTGGGGGTAGAGGAGCTGCCTTTAAAGGCAGTGGTTATTCACGGATTGACGGGGGTGGGCAAAACCATTTTGCTTGGCCGCCTGGCGGAACAGGGCCTGCCCGTTTTAGACCTGGAAGGCCTGGCCCGGCACCGGGGCTCGGTTTACGGCAAGATCGGCTTGCCCCCTTCTCCCAGCCAGAAAATGTTCGAGGGTCTTATTGTCCAGGCCTTGATGGCGGCAGAGGAAAAAGGGGTATTTGTTGTTGAATGTGAAAGCCGCCGCCTGGGCAATCTGCTGGTTCCGGCGGTGGTGCTCAGGGCTATGGAAAAAGGGTACCGGGTACTGCTCTATGATTCCCTGGAGAATCGTGTAAGGCGCATTCGCCAGGAGTATACCAGTGGCCCACAACAAAACATTCCCGCTTTACAGGAGGCCACCACTGCCCTGGCAAAATATCTGGGAGCACGCCGGGTGGCGGAGCTGAACCAGTTGCTGGCCCGGGGGGAATTTGACCAGGTTTTTTCCTATCTTTTGACCAAATATTATGATCCTCTCTACGGATATCCAGGTGAGCCCAGCCCAGATTATGACCTTTGTGTGAACACGGCTGATATGGATGAGGCAGTTAACCGGGTTAGGGAGTGGATTACAGGCCTGCCCGAATATGGACGGGTAAAGGGAGGTGAACCCGGTGGATATAGGAAACATGCTGCGGGAAGCCCGCCAGGCCCGGGGGTTGTCCCTGGAGCAGGTTGA
- a CDS encoding FtsK/SpoIIIE family DNA translocase, which translates to MKVRPVKDRQKYELSGIGLICVSLLALISLVNPTVGLVSLGVERVLRGIAGEGRYLFPLLLAFWGLRLVRGKAYGRAAGRRFYGGALLFVVALTLLHMLVPQDYSLEAGLAGEGGGLVGAVCYFLLERSFGFTGTYVVLATLTLMGVLLSSNVSLSTLLARLMRALKSLYERVGGLLFTEAEEIVEEPDPGPVIIDQSGPGISTGEAASPEVAGEKPGNSNAGNTGMTRALRIVPSPVYPSGETAGEKEVSSGSLPYQFPPLSLLSKPARPKSIKNSRDITENIRILEETLSSFGVKARVVQVSRGPAITRYEIQPPAGIKVSRIVGLADDIALSMAAPDVRIEAPIPGKAAVGIEVPNREVSMVYLRELLETLDFQQAPSRLTVALGKDITGNPVVTDLARMPHLLIAGATGSGKSVCLNTVIASILFKATPDEVKFLIIDPKMVELSTYNGIPHLVSPVVTDPRKAATSLRWAVKEMEHRYELFAAAGVRDITRYNELCRSQETGMGARGPLPLIVIIIDELADLMMVAPADVEDAVCRLAQMARAAGIHLVVATQRPSVDVITGLIKANIPSRISFAVSSQIDSRTILDMAGAEKLLGKGDMLFFPVGAPKPIRVQGAYLSDQEVEALVSFLKKQAAPHFEAQVVHEEDHEEQEKELEDELLPRAVEIFIETGHASISLLQRRLRVGYARAARLMDIMERQGIVGGYEGSKPRSVLITLEQFKQTFKKKVN; encoded by the coding sequence GTGAAAGTAAGACCGGTAAAAGACCGGCAAAAGTACGAGCTTAGCGGCATTGGTTTAATCTGTGTGTCCCTTTTGGCTCTGATCAGTCTGGTTAACCCCACCGTAGGGCTGGTCAGCCTGGGGGTGGAGCGGGTGCTGCGGGGGATAGCCGGAGAGGGAAGATATCTTTTTCCCCTTCTGCTTGCTTTTTGGGGCTTAAGATTGGTCCGGGGAAAGGCGTACGGGCGGGCGGCCGGCCGGCGTTTCTATGGGGGTGCCCTGCTCTTTGTGGTGGCCCTCACCCTGTTACACATGCTGGTGCCACAGGATTACTCCCTTGAAGCCGGCTTGGCCGGGGAAGGGGGTGGCCTGGTGGGGGCGGTTTGCTATTTCCTTCTGGAGCGTTCCTTCGGTTTTACGGGCACCTACGTTGTCCTGGCTACTTTGACTTTGATGGGGGTGCTTTTAAGCAGTAACGTTTCTTTAAGTACATTGTTAGCCAGGCTAATGCGTGCTCTTAAAAGTCTCTACGAGCGCGTTGGAGGTTTGTTATTTACGGAAGCGGAAGAGATAGTGGAGGAGCCTGACCCCGGGCCGGTGATCATTGATCAAAGCGGGCCGGGGATATCAACCGGGGAAGCAGCCAGCCCGGAAGTGGCCGGTGAAAAGCCCGGTAACAGTAATGCGGGCAATACGGGTATGACCCGGGCTTTGCGCATTGTTCCTTCTCCCGTTTACCCGTCCGGCGAAACCGCCGGGGAAAAGGAGGTTTCATCCGGCTCTTTACCTTACCAGTTTCCTCCCTTGAGCCTGCTTTCCAAACCGGCACGGCCCAAAAGCATCAAGAATAGCAGGGATATTACCGAAAATATTCGTATACTGGAAGAAACTCTAAGCAGCTTTGGGGTAAAAGCCAGGGTGGTGCAGGTTTCCCGGGGACCGGCCATTACCCGGTATGAGATTCAGCCGCCGGCGGGTATCAAGGTTAGCCGTATTGTCGGCCTGGCCGATGATATTGCCCTGTCCATGGCAGCGCCGGATGTGCGGATTGAGGCACCCATTCCTGGCAAAGCGGCCGTAGGGATTGAAGTGCCCAACCGGGAAGTTTCAATGGTCTATTTAAGGGAACTGCTGGAAACGCTCGATTTCCAGCAGGCGCCTTCCCGGCTCACCGTGGCCCTGGGCAAGGATATTACCGGCAACCCGGTAGTGACCGACCTGGCCCGCATGCCCCACCTGCTTATTGCCGGAGCAACCGGCTCCGGGAAAAGTGTTTGCCTGAATACCGTCATTGCCAGCATTCTTTTTAAGGCTACACCCGACGAAGTAAAGTTTTTAATTATCGACCCAAAGATGGTGGAGCTGTCCACATACAACGGGATCCCCCACCTGGTATCGCCCGTGGTTACGGATCCCAGAAAGGCGGCCACCTCGCTGCGCTGGGCTGTTAAAGAAATGGAACACCGTTATGAGCTCTTTGCCGCGGCCGGAGTAAGGGATATTACTCGTTACAATGAGCTTTGCCGCAGCCAGGAGACGGGTATGGGGGCACGGGGACCGCTTCCGTTGATTGTGATCATCATTGATGAACTGGCTGATTTAATGATGGTAGCGCCGGCCGATGTAGAGGACGCGGTGTGCCGCCTGGCCCAGATGGCCCGGGCCGCAGGTATCCACCTGGTAGTGGCCACCCAGCGCCCTTCAGTGGATGTCATAACCGGCCTGATCAAGGCAAATATTCCTTCACGGATCTCTTTTGCCGTTTCTTCCCAAATTGATTCCCGCACGATCCTGGACATGGCCGGGGCGGAAAAGCTCCTGGGAAAGGGGGACATGCTCTTTTTTCCGGTGGGGGCGCCCAAACCCATTCGGGTCCAGGGAGCCTATCTCTCCGATCAGGAAGTGGAAGCGCTTGTTTCTTTCCTGAAGAAACAGGCTGCCCCCCACTTTGAAGCGCAGGTCGTTCATGAAGAAGACCATGAAGAACAGGAAAAAGAACTGGAAGATGAATTGTTGCCCCGGGCCGTGGAGATTTTTATTGAAACAGGCCACGCATCCATTTCCCTGCTGCAAAGGCGCCTCCGGGTGGGGTACGCCCGGGCTGCCCGGTTAATGGACATTATGGAAAGGCAGGGTATCGTGGGAGGTTACGAGGGCAGTAAGCCACGGTCTGTGCTCATTACCCTGGAGCAGTTCAAGCAGACTTTCAAAAAAAAGGTAAATTAA